The Limanda limanda chromosome 13, fLimLim1.1, whole genome shotgun sequence genome has a window encoding:
- the LOC133018348 gene encoding kidney mitochondrial carrier protein 1-like, whose product MPDVNWKPFVFGGLASMTAECGTFPIDLTKTRLQVQGQVGDSKYREIRYRGMLHAMGRIVREEGLLALYSGLAPAMLRQASYGTIKIGTYQSLKRLLVDRPEDETLLTNVACGVLSGVISSSIANPTDVLKIRMQAQGNVIQGSMMGNFIHIYQQEGTRGLWKGVSLTAQRAAIVVGVELPVYDITKKHLILSGYMGDTVYTHFLSSFACGLAGALASNPIDVVRTRMMNQSGRALYQGTMDCLMQTWRSEGFMALYKGFFPNWLRLGPWNIIFFLTYEQLKKIDV is encoded by the exons ATGCCGGACGTGAACTGGAAGCCCTTTGTGTTCGGTGGGCTGGCGTCGATGACGGCGGAGTGCG GCACCTTCCCCATCGACCTGACGAAGACCCGGCTCCAGGTCCAGGGCCAGGTGGGCGACAGCAAGTACCGGGAGATCCGCTACCGAGGCATGCTGCACGCCATGGGCCGGATcgtgagagaggaggggctcCTGGCTCTGTACTCCGG ACTAGCTCCTGCCATGCTGCGCCAGGCCTCCTATGGGACCATCAAAATTGGCACATACCAGAGTTTAAAGCGGCTGCTGGTCGACAGGCCCGAGG aTGAGACTTTGCTGACTAACGTGGCGTGTGGTGTCCTCTCTGGGGttatctcctcctccatcgCCAACCCCACCGATGTGCTGAAG ATCCGCATGCAGGCTCAAGGAAATGTGATCCAGGGCAGTATGATGGGCAACTTCATCCACATTTACCAACAGGAGGGGACCAGGGGGCTGTGGAAG GGTGTCTCTCTAACAGCTCAGCGGGCAGCCATCGTGGTCGGGGTCGAGCTCCCGGTCTATGACATCACCAAAAAGCATCTGATCCTGTCGGGTTACATGGGGGACACCGTgtacacacacttcct GTCCAGCTTTGCGTGCGGTCTCGCTGGAGCTCTGGCCTCCAACCCGATCGACGTGGTCCGGACCCGTATGATGAACCAGAGTGGAAGAGCTCTGTACCAGGGAACAATGGACTGTTTAATGCAG ACGTGGCGCTCCGAGGGCTTCATGGCTCTCTATAAGGGTTTCTTTCCCAACTGGCTCCGTCTGGGACCGTGGAACATCATT TTCTTCCTCACGTACGAGCAGCTGAAGAAGATCGACGTGTGA